Proteins encoded by one window of Thiohalospira halophila DSM 15071:
- the iscA gene encoding iron-sulfur cluster assembly protein IscA: protein MAISMTEAAADHVRRYLENRGQGEGLRVGVRTSGCSGMAYVLEFADEIEPEDQVFENHGVKVVIDPKSLVYLDGTELDYGREGLNEGFMFNNPNVSDECGCGESFNV from the coding sequence ATGGCGATCTCCATGACCGAGGCGGCCGCCGACCACGTGCGGCGCTATCTCGAGAACCGCGGGCAGGGCGAGGGCCTCCGGGTAGGGGTTCGTACCTCCGGCTGCTCCGGCATGGCCTACGTGCTGGAGTTCGCCGACGAGATCGAGCCCGAGGACCAGGTCTTCGAGAACCACGGCGTCAAGGTGGTCATCGACCCCAAGAGCCTGGTCTACCTGGACGGCACCGAGCTCGACTACGGCCGCGAGGGTCTCAACGAGGGGTTCATGTTCAACAACCCCAACGTCAGCGACGAGTGCGGCTGCGGCGAGAGCTTCAATGTCTGA
- the iscX gene encoding Fe-S cluster assembly protein IscX, with protein MKWTDSRDIAIALDEAHPDVDPQWVRFTDLHRWVTELEEFDDDPEGSNEKVLEAIQMMWLDERED; from the coding sequence ATGAAGTGGACCGACAGCCGAGACATCGCCATCGCCCTGGACGAGGCCCACCCCGACGTGGACCCGCAGTGGGTGCGTTTCACCGACCTCCACCGCTGGGTCACCGAACTCGAGGAGTTCGATGACGACCCCGAGGGGTCCAACGAGAAGGTCCTCGAGGCCATCCAGATGATGTGGCTGGACGAGCGCGAGGACTGA
- the hscB gene encoding Fe-S protein assembly co-chaperone HscB, which yields MSEASGPDYFGLFGLPESFEVDTEALAERYRELQREAHPDRHAGGDDRQRRIAVQEAANINEGYRVLKDPVARARHLLERRGLPMNDETDTTMDPSFLMQQMELREQLAAVRQADDPFAALEDLRRTVDGAAREQREALAADFADGSQEALERAREGVRKLQFLQKLAAEADAVDEDLTEAS from the coding sequence ATGTCTGAGGCCTCCGGCCCGGACTATTTCGGCCTGTTCGGCCTCCCGGAGTCCTTCGAGGTGGATACCGAGGCCCTGGCCGAGCGCTACCGCGAACTCCAGCGCGAGGCCCATCCCGACCGCCACGCCGGCGGCGATGACCGCCAGCGGCGCATAGCGGTCCAGGAGGCGGCCAACATCAACGAGGGCTACCGGGTGCTCAAGGACCCGGTGGCCCGGGCCCGCCATCTCCTGGAGCGGCGCGGCTTGCCCATGAACGACGAGACGGATACCACCATGGATCCGTCCTTCCTCATGCAGCAGATGGAGCTGCGGGAGCAGCTCGCCGCGGTACGCCAGGCTGACGACCCCTTTGCCGCGCTGGAGGACCTGCGCCGGACCGTCGACGGTGCCGCCCGGGAACAACGGGAGGCGCTGGCCGCCGACTTCGCCGACGGCTCCCAGGAGGCCCTGGAGCGGGCGCGCGAAGGCGTGCGCAAGCTCCAGTTCCTCCAGAAGCTCGCCGCCGAGGCCGATGCGGTGGACGAGGACCTCACCGAGGCCTCCTGA
- the rlmN gene encoding 23S rRNA (adenine(2503)-C(2))-methyltransferase RlmN has translation MATEGPVNLLGLDREGLADFLTGLGEKPFRAAQVQKWIHQMGVSDFGEMTNLSKSLRARLAEHARVDVPTVIADRTASDGTRKWLLELDDGNAIETVFIPEDGRGTLCISSQVGCALECSFCATGYQGFNRNLSAAEIIAQVRVAAEALGHDPRSSNRVLTNVVLMGMGEPLLNFDNVVRAMEIMMDDNAYGLGRRRVTLSTSGVVPALYRLREVSNVSLAISLHAPNDELRDELVPLNQKYPIQELLEACRHYVEGEARRKITFEYVLIRGVNDAPEHARELARLLKGIPSKINLIPFNPFPDSGYSAPDLSAVNAFRDRLIQAGYVTVTRKTRGDDIDAACGQLAGQFQDKTKRRFRQVPVVAEGPA, from the coding sequence ATGGCCACCGAGGGTCCCGTCAATCTCCTGGGTCTCGATCGCGAGGGCCTCGCCGACTTCCTTACGGGGCTCGGCGAGAAGCCCTTCCGGGCGGCGCAGGTTCAGAAGTGGATCCACCAGATGGGCGTCAGCGACTTCGGCGAGATGACCAATCTCTCCAAGTCGCTGCGCGCCCGGCTCGCCGAACACGCCCGCGTGGACGTCCCCACGGTGATTGCCGACCGCACCGCCAGTGACGGCACCCGCAAGTGGCTGCTGGAGCTGGACGATGGCAACGCCATCGAGACGGTCTTCATCCCCGAGGACGGGCGGGGGACCCTCTGCATCTCCTCCCAGGTGGGGTGCGCGCTGGAGTGCAGCTTCTGCGCCACCGGCTATCAGGGCTTCAACCGCAACCTCTCGGCGGCGGAGATCATCGCCCAGGTCCGGGTGGCGGCGGAGGCGCTGGGGCACGACCCGCGTTCCAGCAACCGGGTGCTCACCAACGTGGTCCTCATGGGCATGGGCGAGCCGCTCTTGAATTTCGACAATGTCGTCCGCGCGATGGAGATCATGATGGACGACAATGCCTACGGGCTGGGCCGGCGCCGGGTGACGCTCTCCACCTCCGGCGTGGTCCCCGCCCTCTACCGGCTGAGGGAGGTGAGCAACGTCAGCCTCGCCATCTCCCTGCACGCCCCCAACGACGAGCTGCGCGACGAGCTCGTGCCGCTGAACCAGAAGTATCCCATCCAGGAGCTGCTGGAGGCGTGCCGCCACTACGTGGAGGGCGAGGCCCGGCGGAAGATCACCTTCGAGTACGTCCTCATCCGCGGCGTCAACGACGCCCCGGAGCACGCCCGGGAGCTGGCGCGGCTGCTCAAGGGGATCCCCTCCAAGATCAACCTGATCCCCTTCAATCCCTTCCCCGACTCGGGCTACTCGGCGCCGGATCTGTCCGCGGTGAACGCCTTCCGCGACCGGCTCATCCAGGCCGGTTACGTCACCGTGACCCGCAAGACCCGGGGGGATGACATCGACGCCGCCTGCGGCCAGCTCGCCGGCCAGTTCCAGGACAAGACCAAACGGCGCTTCCGGCAGGTGCCGGTGGTGGCGGAGGGTCCTGCATGA
- the iscU gene encoding Fe-S cluster assembly scaffold IscU: MAYSDKVIDHYEHPRNVGAFEKGDESVGTGMVGAPACGDVMRLQIKVNDEGVIEDAKFKTYGCGSAIASSSLLTEWVKGKTLEEAQQIRNTDIAEELALPPVKIHCSVLAEDAIKSAIQDYESHQQGSTEAATGQA; encoded by the coding sequence ATGGCTTACAGCGACAAGGTCATCGACCACTACGAGCATCCGCGCAACGTCGGCGCCTTCGAGAAGGGCGACGAGTCGGTGGGCACCGGCATGGTCGGCGCCCCCGCTTGCGGGGACGTGATGCGGCTGCAGATCAAGGTCAACGACGAGGGCGTCATCGAGGATGCCAAGTTCAAGACCTACGGCTGCGGTTCGGCCATCGCCTCCAGCAGCCTGCTCACCGAGTGGGTGAAGGGCAAGACGCTGGAGGAGGCCCAGCAGATCCGGAACACGGACATCGCCGAGGAGCTGGCGCTGCCGCCGGTGAAGATCCACTGCTCGGTGCTGGCGGAGGACGCCATCAAGTCCGCCATCCAGGACTACGAGTCCCACCAGCAGGGCAGCACCGAAGCCGCCACTGGCCAGGCCTGA
- a CDS encoding IscS subfamily cysteine desulfurase encodes MTKPIYMDYSATTPVDPRVAEQMCRYLTPAEGLYGNPASRSHAFGWETEEAVEAARGHVADLINASPKEIVWTSGATESDNLALKGAAHFYQKKGKHIVTMSTEHKAVLDTCRELEREGYEVTYLHPESDGLLDLNKFRDALREDTILASVMHVNNEIGVIQDIAAIGEICRENKVVFHVDAAQSAGKVPIDVDAMKADLLALSAHKAYGPKGMGALYVRRKPRVRIEAQMHGGGHERGMRSGTLPTHQIVGMGEAFRLAKEEMAAESERVRMLRDRMLDGLSDIEEIYVNGDLERRVPHNLNLSFNFVEGESLMMALKGLAVSSGSACTSASLEPSYVLRALGRNDELAHSSIRFSLGRFTTEEEIDYAVDVIHKNLDKLRELSPLWEMYKEGIDLDSVEWAAH; translated from the coding sequence ATGACCAAACCCATCTACATGGACTATTCGGCGACCACGCCGGTGGACCCGCGCGTGGCGGAGCAGATGTGTCGCTACCTCACGCCGGCGGAGGGCCTCTACGGCAACCCCGCCTCCCGCTCCCACGCCTTCGGCTGGGAGACCGAGGAGGCGGTGGAGGCCGCACGCGGCCACGTGGCTGACCTCATCAACGCCTCGCCCAAGGAGATCGTCTGGACCTCCGGGGCGACGGAATCCGACAACCTGGCGCTCAAGGGGGCGGCCCACTTCTATCAGAAGAAGGGCAAGCACATCGTCACCATGAGCACCGAGCACAAGGCGGTGCTGGACACCTGCCGGGAGCTGGAGCGCGAGGGCTACGAGGTCACCTATCTCCACCCCGAGTCCGACGGGCTTCTGGACCTGAACAAGTTCCGCGACGCCCTGCGTGAGGACACCATCCTCGCCTCGGTGATGCACGTGAACAACGAGATCGGCGTCATCCAGGACATCGCCGCCATCGGCGAGATCTGCCGGGAGAACAAGGTGGTCTTCCACGTGGACGCCGCCCAGAGCGCCGGCAAGGTGCCGATTGATGTCGACGCCATGAAGGCCGACCTGCTGGCGCTCTCGGCCCACAAGGCCTACGGCCCCAAGGGCATGGGCGCCCTCTACGTCCGGCGCAAGCCGCGGGTGCGCATCGAGGCGCAGATGCACGGTGGCGGGCACGAGCGCGGCATGCGCTCCGGTACCCTGCCGACCCACCAGATCGTCGGCATGGGCGAGGCGTTCCGCCTGGCGAAGGAGGAAATGGCCGCCGAGAGCGAGCGGGTGCGCATGCTGCGCGACCGCATGCTCGACGGCCTCTCCGACATCGAGGAGATCTACGTCAACGGCGACCTGGAGCGCCGGGTGCCGCACAACCTGAATCTGAGCTTCAACTTCGTCGAGGGCGAGTCCCTGATGATGGCGCTCAAGGGGCTGGCGGTCTCCTCCGGCTCCGCCTGCACCTCGGCGAGCCTGGAGCCCTCCTACGTCCTGCGCGCCCTGGGCCGCAACGACGAGCTGGCACACAGCTCCATCCGCTTCTCCCTGGGCCGTTTCACCACCGAGGAGGAGATCGACTACGCAGTGGACGTCATCCACAAGAACCTGGACAAGCTGCGTGAGCTCTCCCCCCTCTGGGAGATGTACAAGGAGGGGATCGATCTCGACTCCGTGGAATGGGCGGCCCATTAA
- the pilW gene encoding type IV pilus biogenesis/stability protein PilW codes for MRRKLRALSAVILLAALLAGCASAPSGSAREDAEAADANARLGLAYLEQGDYQRARTKLQRALKFAPEHADAHHYLAELYRRLEEPERAREHYAAALEATPEAPALNNNVGVFRCEQGEVDGAVAAFETAAADPVYERRAHALGNAGECLKEAQRLEEAAAYYRRALAVDGAPRRFLRELAGIQYQREAYLSARGFLERYIDAVDEPAMAALELGARIERALGNPAGARAYRRDLEERNNG; via the coding sequence ATGAGGCGAAAGCTGCGTGCCCTGAGCGCCGTGATACTGCTGGCTGCGCTCCTGGCCGGCTGCGCCTCGGCGCCCTCCGGCTCGGCCCGGGAAGATGCCGAGGCGGCCGATGCCAATGCCCGCCTGGGGCTGGCCTACCTGGAGCAGGGGGATTACCAGCGCGCCCGGACCAAGCTCCAGCGCGCCCTGAAGTTCGCCCCCGAGCATGCGGACGCCCACCACTACCTGGCCGAGCTCTATCGCCGGCTGGAGGAGCCGGAGCGGGCCAGGGAGCACTATGCGGCGGCCCTGGAGGCGACCCCCGAGGCGCCGGCCCTGAACAACAACGTCGGCGTCTTCCGGTGCGAGCAGGGCGAGGTGGACGGCGCGGTGGCGGCCTTCGAGACCGCGGCTGCCGATCCGGTCTACGAGCGCCGCGCCCACGCCCTGGGCAATGCCGGGGAGTGCCTGAAGGAGGCCCAGCGCCTGGAGGAGGCGGCGGCGTACTACCGCCGTGCCCTCGCCGTCGACGGGGCACCGCGCCGATTCCTGCGAGAGCTGGCCGGGATCCAGTACCAGCGAGAGGCGTACCTCTCCGCTCGGGGTTTCCTGGAGCGCTATATCGACGCCGTGGATGAGCCTGCTATGGCGGCCCTGGAACTGGGGGCGCGGATCGAGCGCGCCCTGGGCAACCCCGCCGGTGCCCGCGCCTATCGCCGCGACCTGGAGGAACGCAACAATGGCTGA
- the iscR gene encoding Fe-S cluster assembly transcriptional regulator IscR, with translation MRLTTKGRYAVTAMLDLALHYDQGPITLADISRRQGISLSYLEQLFAKLRKRGLVDSARGPGGGYRLSRPGEEIPVVDVITAVDEKVDATRCAGEANCQGNERCLTHDLWSDLSDQIYQFLGSISLGQLVERRGVREVAERQDRELGGTPLVAEDKPTAG, from the coding sequence ATGAGGCTTACCACCAAAGGGCGATACGCAGTGACCGCCATGCTCGATCTGGCACTGCACTACGACCAAGGCCCGATCACGCTGGCGGACATCTCCCGGCGCCAGGGGATCTCGCTCTCCTACCTGGAGCAGCTCTTCGCCAAGCTGCGCAAGCGCGGCCTGGTGGACAGCGCCCGGGGCCCCGGCGGCGGCTATCGCCTGAGCCGGCCGGGAGAGGAGATCCCGGTGGTGGACGTCATCACGGCGGTGGACGAGAAGGTGGATGCCACCCGCTGCGCTGGTGAGGCCAACTGCCAGGGCAATGAACGCTGCCTTACCCACGACCTCTGGTCCGATCTCAGCGATCAGATCTACCAGTTCCTGGGCAGCATCTCCCTGGGCCAGCTGGTGGAACGGCGCGGAGTCCGGGAGGTGGCCGAACGACAGGATCGCGAGCTCGGGGGCACGCCCCTGGTAGCCGAGGACAAGCCCACCGCCGGTTGA
- the ndk gene encoding nucleoside-diphosphate kinase, with translation MAVERTLSIIKPDAVAQNVIGEIYSRFERAGLQVVAARMTHLGREQAEGFYAVHRERPFFNALVEFMMSGPIMVQVLEGEDAIRKNREIMGATNPAEAEAGTIRHDYAESIDANAAHGSDSPETAATEIAFFFDSNDIHSRG, from the coding sequence ATGGCTGTCGAGCGTACCCTCTCCATCATCAAGCCCGACGCGGTGGCGCAGAACGTCATCGGCGAGATCTACTCGCGCTTCGAGCGCGCCGGTCTCCAGGTCGTCGCCGCCCGCATGACTCATCTCGGCCGCGAGCAGGCCGAGGGCTTCTACGCCGTTCACCGCGAGCGGCCCTTCTTCAACGCCCTGGTGGAGTTCATGATGTCCGGTCCCATCATGGTCCAGGTCCTGGAGGGCGAGGACGCCATCCGCAAGAACCGCGAGATCATGGGCGCGACCAACCCGGCCGAGGCCGAGGCGGGCACCATCCGTCACGACTACGCCGAGAGCATCGACGCCAACGCCGCCCACGGCTCCGACTCCCCGGAGACCGCGGCCACCGAGATCGCCTTCTTCTTCGACAGCAACGACATCCACAGCCGCGGCTGA
- the cysE gene encoding serine O-acetyltransferase yields MFQRLREDIRCIFERDPAASSAWEIVLSYPGFHAVVHHRAAHWLWNHRLRWLGRLLAAISRLLTGIEIHPAARVGRRFFIDHGMGVVIGETAEIGDDVTLYHGVTLGGTSWDRGKRHPTLGNDVVVGAGAKVLGPINVGAGSRVGSNAVVVKDIPEGSTVVGIPGRVVNREPPADEHQQRRDAMARKMGFDAYGTTRDMPDPVASAINCMLDHLHATDNRLEEMCSAIKRLGGEIDENGMPQLPDCEINAGSVFTEQQEGEGAEARQGGPDSEGGAPRE; encoded by the coding sequence ATGTTCCAGCGCCTGCGCGAGGATATTCGCTGCATCTTCGAGCGCGACCCGGCGGCCAGCTCCGCCTGGGAGATCGTCCTCTCCTATCCCGGCTTCCACGCCGTGGTCCACCACCGGGCCGCCCACTGGCTCTGGAACCATCGACTGCGCTGGCTCGGGCGCCTGCTGGCGGCCATCAGCCGCCTGCTCACCGGCATCGAGATCCATCCGGCCGCCCGGGTCGGTCGGCGCTTCTTCATCGACCACGGCATGGGGGTGGTCATCGGCGAGACTGCCGAGATCGGCGATGACGTCACCCTCTACCACGGCGTGACCCTGGGCGGGACGAGCTGGGACCGCGGCAAGCGCCACCCCACGCTGGGCAACGATGTCGTCGTGGGAGCGGGGGCCAAGGTCCTGGGGCCCATCAATGTCGGGGCCGGCTCCCGGGTCGGCTCCAACGCCGTGGTGGTCAAGGATATCCCCGAGGGATCCACGGTGGTGGGTATCCCCGGCCGGGTGGTCAATCGCGAGCCGCCGGCGGACGAGCACCAGCAACGCCGGGATGCCATGGCGCGCAAGATGGGCTTCGACGCCTACGGCACCACTCGGGACATGCCGGACCCGGTGGCCAGTGCCATCAACTGCATGCTCGACCACCTCCACGCCACCGACAATCGGCTGGAGGAGATGTGCAGCGCCATCAAGCGGCTGGGCGGAGAGATCGACGAGAACGGTATGCCGCAGCTCCCCGACTGCGAGATCAACGCCGGCAGCGTCTTCACCGAGCAGCAGGAAGGCGAGGGCGCCGAGGCGCGCCAGGGCGGACCTGACAGCGAGGGTGGCGCCCCCCGGGAATAG
- the hscA gene encoding Fe-S protein assembly chaperone HscA, producing the protein MALLQISEPGQSTAPHEHRLAVGIDLGTTNSLVATVRSGEAVTLPDEQGRHTLPSAVRYRADGEPEVGYDALAAAADDPENTLVSVKRFMGRGVEDIRASGHRLPYEFVAEGESGVPRIRTAGGDVTPVQVSAEILRTLRHRAEASLGDELHGAVITVPAYFDDAQRQATKDAARLAGVEVLRLLNEPTAAAVAYGLDEEAEGVHVVYDLGGGTFDVSVLRLTQGVFEVLATAGDSALGGDDIDRVVAEWIIEQAGIGDTEDTRLVGRLKRDARAAKETLTEADTASIEVDLGDGRHWSGELDRATFDELVEPIVRRTLTPCRRALRDAGIETDEIREVVMVGGSTRVPLVRQRVGETFGREPLVSIDPDKVVAIGAARQADLLAGNRPDDDMLLLDVTPLSLGLETMGGLTEKVIPRNTAIPVARAQEFTTFKDGQTAMGVHVVQGERELVADNRSLGQFNLHGIPPMVAGAARIRVTFQVDADGLLSVAAQEETTGAEASIQIKPSYGLTEGEIEGMLRESMTHAEEDVAARSLREQQVEADRSLEAVEAALEADGDRFLSDEERTAIDESLAELRRARDGDDTTAIRRALEAVENTTAEFAQRRMDAGINEALAGHRVEEFHDA; encoded by the coding sequence ATGGCACTGCTGCAGATCAGCGAACCGGGCCAGTCCACGGCCCCCCACGAACACCGGCTGGCGGTGGGCATCGACCTGGGGACCACCAACTCCCTGGTCGCCACCGTCCGCTCCGGCGAGGCGGTGACCCTGCCGGACGAACAGGGCCGCCACACCCTGCCCTCGGCGGTGCGCTACCGGGCCGACGGCGAGCCGGAGGTGGGTTACGACGCCCTGGCCGCCGCCGCCGACGACCCGGAGAACACCCTGGTCTCGGTGAAGCGCTTCATGGGCCGAGGGGTGGAAGACATCCGCGCCAGCGGCCATCGGCTCCCCTACGAATTCGTCGCCGAGGGCGAGTCCGGGGTGCCGCGCATCCGGACCGCCGGCGGCGATGTCACGCCGGTCCAGGTCTCCGCGGAGATCCTGCGCACCCTGCGCCACCGGGCCGAGGCCAGCCTGGGCGACGAGCTCCACGGGGCCGTGATCACCGTTCCGGCCTACTTCGACGACGCCCAGCGCCAGGCCACCAAGGACGCCGCCCGGCTGGCCGGGGTCGAGGTCCTGCGGCTGCTCAACGAGCCCACCGCGGCCGCCGTCGCCTACGGCCTGGACGAGGAGGCCGAGGGCGTCCACGTCGTCTACGACCTGGGCGGCGGCACCTTCGATGTCTCCGTCCTGCGGCTCACCCAGGGGGTCTTCGAGGTCCTGGCCACCGCCGGCGATTCCGCCCTGGGCGGTGACGACATCGACCGCGTGGTCGCCGAGTGGATCATCGAGCAGGCCGGGATCGGGGATACCGAGGACACGCGCCTGGTAGGCCGCCTCAAGCGCGATGCCCGCGCCGCCAAGGAGACCCTTACCGAGGCCGACACGGCGTCCATCGAGGTGGACCTGGGCGATGGCCGCCACTGGTCCGGCGAGCTGGATCGCGCCACCTTCGACGAGCTGGTGGAGCCCATCGTCCGCCGGACCCTGACCCCCTGCCGCCGCGCCCTGCGCGATGCCGGCATCGAGACCGACGAGATCCGCGAGGTGGTCATGGTCGGTGGCTCCACCCGGGTGCCGCTGGTGCGCCAGCGGGTGGGTGAGACCTTCGGCCGCGAGCCGCTGGTCTCCATCGACCCGGACAAGGTGGTCGCCATTGGCGCCGCCCGCCAGGCCGACCTGCTGGCCGGCAACCGGCCCGATGACGACATGCTCCTGCTGGATGTCACGCCGCTCTCCCTGGGTCTCGAGACCATGGGCGGGCTTACCGAGAAGGTCATCCCGCGCAACACGGCCATCCCGGTGGCCCGCGCCCAGGAGTTCACGACCTTCAAGGACGGTCAGACCGCCATGGGGGTCCACGTGGTCCAGGGCGAGCGCGAACTGGTGGCGGACAACCGCTCCCTGGGCCAGTTCAACCTCCACGGGATCCCGCCCATGGTGGCCGGGGCCGCCCGCATCCGCGTGACCTTCCAGGTGGATGCCGACGGCCTCCTCTCCGTTGCCGCCCAGGAGGAGACCACCGGCGCCGAGGCGAGCATCCAGATCAAGCCCTCCTACGGCCTCACCGAAGGGGAGATCGAGGGGATGCTGCGGGAGTCCATGACCCACGCCGAGGAGGACGTCGCCGCCCGCAGCCTGCGTGAACAGCAGGTGGAGGCCGATCGCTCCCTGGAGGCCGTGGAGGCCGCCCTGGAAGCCGATGGCGACCGCTTCCTCAGCGACGAGGAGCGCACGGCCATCGACGAGAGCCTTGCGGAGCTGCGCCGGGCCCGGGACGGTGATGACACCACCGCGATCCGTCGCGCCCTGGAGGCGGTGGAGAACACCACCGCCGAGTTCGCCCAGCGGCGCATGGATGCCGGTATCAACGAGGCCCTGGCCGGCCACCGAGTGGAAGAGTTCCACGACGCCTGA
- the fdx gene encoding ISC system 2Fe-2S type ferredoxin, with product MPQIIFLPHEEICPEGEAIEAEAGTSICDAALAHGIEIEHACEKSCACTTCHVVVREGYDSLGEPTEDEEDMLDKAWGLEPESRLSCQALVAEEDLVVEIPKYTINMVSEGH from the coding sequence ATGCCCCAGATCATCTTTCTCCCCCACGAGGAGATCTGCCCCGAGGGCGAGGCCATCGAGGCCGAGGCCGGGACGAGCATCTGCGATGCCGCCCTGGCCCACGGCATCGAGATCGAGCACGCCTGCGAGAAGTCCTGCGCCTGCACCACCTGCCACGTCGTCGTGCGCGAGGGCTACGACTCCCTCGGCGAGCCCACCGAGGACGAGGAGGACATGCTGGACAAGGCGTGGGGCCTGGAGCCGGAGTCCCGACTGTCCTGTCAGGCCCTGGTGGCCGAAGAGGACCTGGTGGTGGAGATCCCCAAGTACACCATCAACATGGTCTCCGAGGGGCACTGA
- the hisS gene encoding histidine--tRNA ligase: protein MAEGRTQPLRGIRGMGDRLPAETPWWQQLEAAVRRVVRTYGYRELRLPVMESTELFKRSIGEVTDIVEKEMYTFEDRNGDSLTLRPEGTAGAVRAGIQHGLVNQGAQRLWYMGPMFRHERPQKGRYRQFHQVGVEAFGIATPDLDAEIILMSARMLRAVGLEGLRLELNTLGSAESRAAYREELVAYLRQHEADLDEDSRRRLDSNPLRILDTKNPDTRAILEGAPRMADSLDEESRNDFDELCRRLDAAGVEYTVNPQLVRGLDYYTKTVFEWITDDLGAQGTVCAGGRYDGLVEQLGGPATPAAGFAAGLERLVALMAERDPELPERAGPHAYLVVAGDRAAEQADGLAEALRDRLPDLRLIRHCGGGSFKSQMKRADRSGAAVALILGDDEAEAGEVTWRPLQGGGEQERLELDAAADRLKGVIDAAESLG, encoded by the coding sequence ATGGCTGAGGGCCGCACCCAGCCCCTGCGAGGCATTCGCGGCATGGGGGACCGCCTGCCGGCGGAGACCCCCTGGTGGCAGCAGCTGGAGGCGGCCGTGCGGCGCGTGGTGCGCACCTACGGCTATCGCGAGCTGCGCCTGCCGGTGATGGAGTCCACCGAGCTTTTCAAGCGCTCCATCGGCGAGGTCACCGACATCGTCGAGAAGGAGATGTACACCTTCGAGGACCGCAACGGCGACAGCCTGACCCTACGCCCCGAGGGGACCGCCGGCGCCGTCCGCGCCGGGATCCAGCACGGCCTGGTAAACCAGGGCGCCCAGCGGCTCTGGTACATGGGCCCCATGTTCCGCCACGAGCGGCCCCAGAAGGGCCGCTATCGCCAGTTTCACCAGGTGGGCGTGGAGGCCTTCGGGATCGCCACACCGGATCTGGACGCCGAGATCATCCTCATGAGTGCCCGGATGCTTCGGGCCGTGGGCCTCGAAGGTCTTCGCCTGGAACTCAATACCCTGGGTAGCGCGGAGTCGCGCGCTGCCTATCGGGAGGAACTCGTGGCCTACCTGCGTCAGCACGAGGCCGACCTGGACGAGGACAGCCGCCGGCGGCTGGATTCCAATCCGCTCCGGATCCTGGACACCAAGAATCCCGATACCCGGGCCATCCTCGAGGGCGCCCCGCGCATGGCGGACAGCCTGGACGAGGAGTCCCGCAACGATTTCGACGAACTCTGCCGCCGCCTGGATGCCGCCGGCGTGGAGTACACCGTCAATCCCCAGCTTGTCCGCGGCCTGGACTATTACACCAAGACCGTCTTCGAGTGGATCACCGACGACCTGGGCGCCCAGGGTACGGTCTGTGCCGGCGGCCGCTACGACGGCCTGGTGGAGCAGCTCGGCGGCCCGGCGACCCCGGCGGCCGGCTTCGCCGCCGGCCTGGAGCGGCTGGTGGCACTCATGGCCGAGCGCGACCCGGAGCTCCCGGAGCGCGCCGGGCCCCACGCCTACCTGGTGGTCGCCGGCGACCGCGCGGCGGAGCAGGCCGACGGCCTGGCCGAGGCCCTGCGCGATCGGCTGCCGGATCTGCGCCTCATCCGCCACTGCGGCGGCGGCAGTTTCAAGTCCCAGATGAAGCGCGCCGATCGCAGCGGCGCCGCCGTCGCCCTGATCCTGGGCGATGACGAGGCCGAGGCCGGCGAGGTGACCTGGCGGCCGCTTCAAGGCGGAGGAGAGCAGGAACGTCTGGAGCTGGACGCCGCGGCGGACCGGCTGAAAGGGGTTATCGATGCAGCGGAATCGCTCGGTTAA